One Odontesthes bonariensis isolate fOdoBon6 chromosome 17, fOdoBon6.hap1, whole genome shotgun sequence genomic window carries:
- the tmem54a gene encoding transmembrane protein 54a: MVTSGICCASLKDNKSLMKMGLALVLVGHVNFLLGALVHGAVLRHINVHALARTMSYAISNIIAIVAGLIGIMAGITAIVLSKNKKNRILKWVLLVFSLVAALLGVASALGLSVAVVRAIIHKGSILLTHCTKFDDTVGSSSITYECPFDPTRIYTATIILWVPLILMSIVESVFSFRCFAACTSFLYICPCRRKPLRGKKVRIQKRVETLSLPPAPEPSAENEPAEQDELLDDGTAVEQSEWL; the protein is encoded by the exons GAATATGCTGTGCCAGCCTCAAGGACAACAAGTCCTTGATGAAGATGGGGCTGGCCCTGGTGCTGGTGGGCCATGTCAACTTTCTTCTGGGAGCACTGGTGCACGGCGCTGTGCTCAGACACATCAATGTGCACGCTCTGGCCCGAACTATGTCGTACGCCATCTCTAACATCATTGCTATAGTGGCAGGCCTGATA GGAATTATGGCTGGAATAACGGCTATTGTCTTgtcaaaaaacaagaaaaacaggatCCTG AAGTGGGTTCTGCTGGTCTTCAGCCTGGTGGCAGCACTCTTGGGCGTTGCCTCTGCCTTGGGCTTGTCGGTTGCTGTAGTGAGAGCCATTATTCACAAAGGATCAATCCTGCTAACACACTGCACCAAGTTTGATGATACTGTCGGCTCATCCAGCATTACATACGAGTGCCCCTTTGATCCCACCCGCATTTAT ACAGCCACAATAATTCTGTGGGTACCTCTCATCTTAATGTCAATCGTGGAATCGGTGTTCTCCTTCCGCTGCTTTGCTGCCTGTACTTCCTTCCTCTACATCTGTCCGTGTAGAAGGAAGCCACTCCGGGGTAAGAAG GTGCGCATCCAGAAAAGAGTGGAAACTCTGTCGTTGCCTCCTGCTCCAGAGcccagtgctgaaaatgagccTGCAGAGCAGGATGAGCTGCTGGACGACGGCACTGCAGTGGAGCAGAGCGAATGGCTCTGA